Proteins from a single region of Ananas comosus cultivar F153 linkage group 3, ASM154086v1, whole genome shotgun sequence:
- the LOC109707229 gene encoding glutamate receptor 3.1-like isoform X2 encodes MQPPLLFAFPVSRATTDPKLPPFYPTFSLPLPLGFTNSLTLDLLCFCRSNRSVVFVSIGLLLQVIYSSAPSDKNYTRPYVVNIGALFTFNSTIGRVAKVAIDAAIDDVNNDSGVLRGTKLVVQVQDTSCNGFIGIAEALQFMERDIVAIIGPQSSVLAHVISHVANELKVPLLAFAATDPTLSSLEYPYFVRTTQSDLFQMAAIAELVDYYQWRQAIAIFIDDDYGRNGIDSLNDKLAERQCTISYKAAMRPGATKSDITGLLAKVASMESRIIVLHANPDSGVMVFSVAKFLGMMSQGYVWIATDWLSSFLDSTPYAEPSITDTMQGVLALRQHTPNSKRKSALLSKWKSFRLNSYALYAYDAVWTIAYALDSFFSSGGNVSFSNDPNLHDADGGNLHLEAMSVFNGGQFLLDQIHNVDFVGVTGPIHFDSQGYLIHPAYDILNIIGTGLRTVGYWSNYSGLSVSSPELLYMKPPNRSAANEELHTVIWPGETATKPRGWVFPNNGKELRIGVPNRVSYREFISEAPGSDVVKGYCVDVFVAAISLLPYPVLYKFIPFGDGRDNPNYTDLVAKVVSGELDAAIGDIAIVTNRTRIVDFTQPYIESGLVVLAPVKRLNSNAWAFLQPFTVRMWCITGLFLLVVGSVIWILEHRINDEFRGPPKKQLITIFWFSFSTLFFSHKENTVSTLGRAVLIIWLFVVLIIQSSYTANLTSLLTMQQLTSPIKGLDSLISSDEPIGFQVGSFTEYYLVEDLGISRSRLKAFNTPEEYAMALELGPNNGGVAAVVDERPYIKLFLSTHCKFAIVGSEFTKSGWGFVSISLMLFLATPP; translated from the exons ATGCAACCACCTCTTCTCTTTGCATTTCCTGTTTCAAGAGCTACTACGGACCCAAAACTCCCTCCTTTTTATCCAACATTTTCCCTTCCCCTGCCTCTTGGTTTCACCAACTCCCTCACTTTGGATCTTCTTTGTTTTTGTCGCTCCAACCGTAGCGTTGTTTTTGTTTCCATAGGGCTGCTTCTGCAAGTGATTTATTCGAGTGCGCCAAG TGACAAAAACTACACAAGACCTTATGTTGTGAACATTGGGGCTCTTTTCACATTCAATTCCACCATTGGAAGAGTGGCCAAGGTTGCCATTGATGCCGCAATCGACGACGTTAACAATGATTCAGGTGTTCTTCGAGGCACCAAACTGGTTGTTCAGGTGCAGGACACCAGTTGTAACGGTTTCATTGGCATTGCCGAAG CTTTGCAGTTCATGGAGAGGGATATTGTGGCGATCATCGGTCCCCAATCTTCTGTTCTCGCCCACGTAATTTCTCATGTCGCGAACGAGCTCAAAGTCCCTCTCCTCGCCTTTGCCGCGACCGATCCCACTCTTTCTTCCCTCGAGTATCCTTACTTTGTTCGAACCACCCAAAGTGATCTATTTCAAATGGCCGCAATCGCAGAATTAGTCGATTACTATCAATGGAGACAAGCAATTGCTATATTCATTGATGACGATTACGGACGAAATGGAATTGATTCATTAAATGATAAACTTGCAGAGAGGCAGTGTACGATCTCGTATAAAGCTGCAATGAGGCCTGGAGCCACCAAGAGTGACATCACTGGTTTACTAGCCAAGGTGGCATCAATGGAGTCGCGAATAATCGTTTTACATGCGAATCCAGATTCCGGAGTCATGGTTTTTTCTGTGGCAAAGTTTCTTGGTATGATGTCGCAGGGGTATGTTTGGATTGCAACTGATTGGCTAAGCTCTTTCTTAGATTCTACGCCATACGCTGAGCCAAGTATCACGGACACGATGCAAGGAGTTCTCGCATTGCGCCAGCACACACCCAATTCCAAAAGAAAGAGCGCCCTTCTTTCCAAATGGAAGAGCTTTCGACTTAATTCTTATGCGCTATATGCTTACGACGCGGTGTGGACGATAGCCTACGCGCTTGATTCATTTTTCAGTAGTGGCGGAAATGTTTCGTTTTCTAACGACCCCAATTTGCACGATGCTGACGGAGGGAATTTACATTTGGAAGCGATGAGCGTGTTTAACGGGGGGCAGTTTCTGCTAGATCAAATTCACAATGTAGATTTTGTGGGTGTAACTGGTCCAATTCATTTCGACTCCCAGGGGTACCTTATTCACCCGGCGTATGATATCCTTAACATAATAGGAACTGGGTTGCGGACCGTCGGTTACTGGTCAAACTATTCTGGGTTGTCGGTTTCTTCGCCTGAATTACTATATATGAAGCCGCCAAATCGTTCAGCGGCAAATGAAGAGCTGCACACCGTAATCTGGCCAGGAGAAACAGCAACAAAGCCTCGCGGATGGGTTTTTCCTAACAATGGAAAGGAGTTGAGAATTGGAGTTCCGAATAGAGTCAGTTACCGGGAGTTCATCTCAGAAGCGCCAGGTAGTGATGTAGTGAAGGGGTACTGTGTAGATGTCTTTGTTGCTGCTATAAGTTTACTGCCTTATCCTGTTCTATATAAGTTTATTCCTTTTGGTGATGGTCGTGACAATCCGAACTATACAGATCTTGTGGCAAAAGTCGTGTCTGGT GAACTCGACGCTGCTATAGGCGACATTGCGATTGTCACAAACCGAACGAGGATCGTTGATTTTACACAGCCGTATATCGAGTCGGGGCTTGTGGTATTGGCCCCTGTCAAGAGACTCAACTCGAATGCTTGGGCTTTCTTGCAGCCATTTACGGTGAGAATGTGGTGTATCACAGGGCTCTTCCTTCTTGTTGTAGGATCGGTGATTTGGATTCTGGAGCATAGGATCAATGACGAATTCCGCGGTCCTCCAAAGAAGCAGCTGATTACGATATTTTG GTTCAGTTTTTCAACTTTGTTTTTCTCGCATA AAGAAAACACTGTGAGCACTCTGGGGCGAGCCGTGCTTATAATTTGGCTATTTGTAGTCTTGATCATTCAGTCTAGCTACACGGCAAACCTGACTTCGCTACTCACCATGCAGCAACTCACCTCCCCTATTAAGGGACTTGACAGCTTGATATCTAGCGATGAGCCTATTGGATTTCAAGTCGGTTCGTTCACCGAATATTATCTTGTTGAGGACCTCGGCATTTCAAGATCTCGACTTAAAGCCTTCAATACCCCAGAAGAATA
- the LOC109707229 gene encoding glutamate receptor 3.1-like isoform X3 has product MQPPLLFAFPVSRATTDPKLPPFYPTFSLPLPLGFTNSLTLDLLCFCRSNRSVVFVSIGLLLQVIYSSAPSDKNYTRPYVVNIGALFTFNSTIGRVAKVAIDAAIDDVNNDSGVLRGTKLVVQVQDTSCNGFIGIAEALQFMERDIVAIIGPQSSVLAHVISHVANELKVPLLAFAATDPTLSSLEYPYFVRTTQSDLFQMAAIAELVDYYQWRQAIAIFIDDDYGRNGIDSLNDKLAERQCTISYKAAMRPGATKSDITGLLAKVASMESRIIVLHANPDSGVMVFSVAKFLGMMSQGYVWIATDWLSSFLDSTPYAEPSITDTMQGVLALRQHTPNSKRKSALLSKWKSFRLNSYALYAYDAVWTIAYALDSFFSSGGNVSFSNDPNLHDADGGNLHLEAMSVFNGGQFLLDQIHNVDFVGVTGPIHFDSQGYLIHPAYDILNIIGTGLRTVGYWSNYSGLSVSSPELLYMKPPNRSAANEELHTVIWPGETATKPRGWVFPNNGKELRIGVPNRVSYREFISEAPGSDVVKGYCVDVFVAAISLLPYPVLYKFIPFGDGRDNPNYTDLVAKVVSGELDAAIGDIAIVTNRTRIVDFTQPYIESGLVVLAPVKRLNSNAWAFLQPFTVRMWCITGLFLLVVGSVIWILEHRINDEFRGPPKKQLITIF; this is encoded by the exons ATGCAACCACCTCTTCTCTTTGCATTTCCTGTTTCAAGAGCTACTACGGACCCAAAACTCCCTCCTTTTTATCCAACATTTTCCCTTCCCCTGCCTCTTGGTTTCACCAACTCCCTCACTTTGGATCTTCTTTGTTTTTGTCGCTCCAACCGTAGCGTTGTTTTTGTTTCCATAGGGCTGCTTCTGCAAGTGATTTATTCGAGTGCGCCAAG TGACAAAAACTACACAAGACCTTATGTTGTGAACATTGGGGCTCTTTTCACATTCAATTCCACCATTGGAAGAGTGGCCAAGGTTGCCATTGATGCCGCAATCGACGACGTTAACAATGATTCAGGTGTTCTTCGAGGCACCAAACTGGTTGTTCAGGTGCAGGACACCAGTTGTAACGGTTTCATTGGCATTGCCGAAG CTTTGCAGTTCATGGAGAGGGATATTGTGGCGATCATCGGTCCCCAATCTTCTGTTCTCGCCCACGTAATTTCTCATGTCGCGAACGAGCTCAAAGTCCCTCTCCTCGCCTTTGCCGCGACCGATCCCACTCTTTCTTCCCTCGAGTATCCTTACTTTGTTCGAACCACCCAAAGTGATCTATTTCAAATGGCCGCAATCGCAGAATTAGTCGATTACTATCAATGGAGACAAGCAATTGCTATATTCATTGATGACGATTACGGACGAAATGGAATTGATTCATTAAATGATAAACTTGCAGAGAGGCAGTGTACGATCTCGTATAAAGCTGCAATGAGGCCTGGAGCCACCAAGAGTGACATCACTGGTTTACTAGCCAAGGTGGCATCAATGGAGTCGCGAATAATCGTTTTACATGCGAATCCAGATTCCGGAGTCATGGTTTTTTCTGTGGCAAAGTTTCTTGGTATGATGTCGCAGGGGTATGTTTGGATTGCAACTGATTGGCTAAGCTCTTTCTTAGATTCTACGCCATACGCTGAGCCAAGTATCACGGACACGATGCAAGGAGTTCTCGCATTGCGCCAGCACACACCCAATTCCAAAAGAAAGAGCGCCCTTCTTTCCAAATGGAAGAGCTTTCGACTTAATTCTTATGCGCTATATGCTTACGACGCGGTGTGGACGATAGCCTACGCGCTTGATTCATTTTTCAGTAGTGGCGGAAATGTTTCGTTTTCTAACGACCCCAATTTGCACGATGCTGACGGAGGGAATTTACATTTGGAAGCGATGAGCGTGTTTAACGGGGGGCAGTTTCTGCTAGATCAAATTCACAATGTAGATTTTGTGGGTGTAACTGGTCCAATTCATTTCGACTCCCAGGGGTACCTTATTCACCCGGCGTATGATATCCTTAACATAATAGGAACTGGGTTGCGGACCGTCGGTTACTGGTCAAACTATTCTGGGTTGTCGGTTTCTTCGCCTGAATTACTATATATGAAGCCGCCAAATCGTTCAGCGGCAAATGAAGAGCTGCACACCGTAATCTGGCCAGGAGAAACAGCAACAAAGCCTCGCGGATGGGTTTTTCCTAACAATGGAAAGGAGTTGAGAATTGGAGTTCCGAATAGAGTCAGTTACCGGGAGTTCATCTCAGAAGCGCCAGGTAGTGATGTAGTGAAGGGGTACTGTGTAGATGTCTTTGTTGCTGCTATAAGTTTACTGCCTTATCCTGTTCTATATAAGTTTATTCCTTTTGGTGATGGTCGTGACAATCCGAACTATACAGATCTTGTGGCAAAAGTCGTGTCTGGT GAACTCGACGCTGCTATAGGCGACATTGCGATTGTCACAAACCGAACGAGGATCGTTGATTTTACACAGCCGTATATCGAGTCGGGGCTTGTGGTATTGGCCCCTGTCAAGAGACTCAACTCGAATGCTTGGGCTTTCTTGCAGCCATTTACGGTGAGAATGTGGTGTATCACAGGGCTCTTCCTTCTTGTTGTAGGATCGGTGATTTGGATTCTGGAGCATAGGATCAATGACGAATTCCGCGGTCCTCCAAAGAAGCAGCTGATTACGATATTTTG A
- the LOC109707232 gene encoding uncharacterized protein At4g15970-like, which produces MAKPPGLIGRRPARYAMEPIAITATSSSSGGGGGGGGGGGGGNGSAQPTPQPLAAQGGGAAVLLRRMVTPLLFLAAVALPCAVVYRAAGPIAPLRSAALWEPAPLAALPPEDPVDLVDLDSEDVRLERVLNDTAMVNKTIILTVLNAAWASPGSVVDLFIESFRTGDGTRMLLNHLVIIALDMKAYKRCMSIHQHCFALITEGVDFSGEKNFMTAGYLKMMWRRIDFLRVILEKGYSFIFSDTDIMWFRNPLPHFHPDGDFQIACDRFMGDATDLRNTPNGGFNYVRSNNRSIEFYKFWYSSREKHPGYHDQDVLNFIKRDPFIAEIGLTIRFLSTTYFGGICEPSRDFSKVCTMHANCCIGLHRKLHDLRVMLEDWRNYMSLPPSLKTSGAYKWSVPQNCSLAPLSQ; this is translated from the exons ATGGCGAAGCCCCCGGGGCTCATCGGGCGTCGTCCTGCGAGGTATGCAATGGAGCCCATCGCCATCACCGCCACCAGCTccagctccggcggcggcggcggcggcggcggcggaggaggaggaggtaatGGCTCGGCGCAGCCTACGCCGCAGCCGTTGGCGGCGCAggggggcggcgccgccgtgcTCCTCCGCCGCATGGTGACCCCGCTCCTCTTCCTCGCCGCCGTGGCGTTGCCCTGTGCCGTCGTCTACCGGGCCGCGGGGCCGATCGCCCCGCTCCGCTCCGCCGCGCTGTGGGAGCCCGCCCCCCTCGCCGCGCTCCCCCCGGAGGATCCCGTCGACCTCGTCGACTTG GATAGCGAGGATGTGAGGCTCGAGCGTGTTCTAAATGACACCGCAATGGTAAACAAGACCATAATATTGACTGTCCTAAATGCTGCATGGGCCTCTCCTGGCTCGGTTGTAGATCTCTTCATCGAGAGTTTTCGTACTGGCGATGGCACTCGCATGCTTTTGAATCATCTGGTGATTATCGCGTTGGACATGAAGGCATATAAGCGGTGCATGTCGATACACCAGCATTGTTTTGCTCTTATCACGGAAGGTGTGGATTTCTCGGGGGAGAAGAATTTCATGACCGCCGGGTACCTGAAGATGATGTGGAGAAGGATCGATTTCTTAAGGGTCATTCTTGAAAAGGGATACAGCTTTATCTTCTCG GATACAGATATTATGTGGTTCCGTAATCCACTACCACATTTTCATCCTGACGGAGATTTTCAGATCGCCTGTGACCGTTTCATGGGTGATGCCACCGATTTAAGGAACACTCCTAATGGAGGATTTAACTATGTGAGATCCAACAACCGAAGCATTGAATTTTACAAGTTTTGGTACTCCTCACGAGAGAAACACCCAGGCTATCACGATCAGGATGTTCTTAATTTTATAAAGCGTGATCCATTCATCGCTGAAATTGGATTGACAATTAGGTTTCTGAGTACAACATATTTTGGTGGCATTTGTGAACCAAGCAGAGATTTCAGTAAGGTCTGCACAATGCATGCAAATTGCTGCATCGGTTTGCATCGCAAACTTCATGATTTAAGGGTTATGTTGGAGGATTGGCGGAACTATATGTCTTTGCCACCCAGCTTAAAAACTTCTGGGGCGTATAAATGGAGCGTACCACAAAATTGCAG TCTTGCACCATTGAGTCAATGA
- the LOC109707662 gene encoding uncharacterized protein LOC109707662: MAGEKGLPSLLPHEEEEEEVVLVEREEAKERSSSLTPWEQHSSVIILPRYDYAAASSLLRRSHSGFLITCPIKREKSATKEAISLLKEYVNHTCGNVSGNSESFDAKIKKRRVSCQAENRENAGDIERNGNNGIPEASGKAEEVPSSLSCETSGNVQRSLNLSLVKLTRSGLLLFAFPTSNFHLVVDILSNIFLSLSSGRLKSPLWCNRIFPIQETCLLLEKELEVVVSKLFREFLGDGEEKLDKPIRFAVGYNRRGVDETEMKTLKDTEGSKESTLMDRDQCFRVVAGAVKTVAKNSIVDLKSPEVALLVELLPLSGIPHGSSVVGVSVLPAELVSTKPRLCIKSLVANTKMTKRVR; this comes from the exons ATGGCGGGGGAGAAGGGGCTACCAAGCTTATTACCtcacgaggaggaggaggaggaggtggtgttggtggagagagaagaggctaAAGAGCGCTCGTCCTCGCTAACTCCATGGGAGCAACACTCATCGGTGATCATCCTCCCGCGCTACGATTACGCCGCCGCATCCTCGCTTCTTCGTCGATCTCACTCCGGTTTCCTCATCACTTGCCCCATAA AACGCGAGAAAAGTGCTACCAAGGAAGCTATTTCCCTCCTCAAAGAG TATGTCAACCACACTTGTGGCAATGTTTCTGGAAATTCAGAGTCCTTTGATGCAAAGATTAAGAAAAGGAGAGTAAGCTGTCAAGCGGAAAATCGGGAAAATGCTGGAGATATAGAAAGAAATGGTAACAACGGTATCCCAGAGGCTTCTG GTAAAGCAGAAGAAGTGCCGAGTTCCCTGTCTTGCGAGACAAGTGGGAATGTACAAAGGAGTTTGAATCTATCACTGGTCAAATTAACTAGGAGCGGGctacttctttttgcatttCCTACTAGTAACTTTCATCTTGTTGTCGATATattatcaaatatattccttTCATTGAGCTCAGGGAGGCTGAAATCACCCCT TTGGTGCAATCGTATATTTCCAATTCAGGAAACTTGTTTGTTGCTggagaaagaactagaagtagTTGTGTCGAAGCTATTCCGAGAATTTTTAGGAGATGGTGAGGAGAAACTAGACAAGCCAATCAGG TTTGCAGTTGGGTACAATAGAAGAGGCGTTGATGAGACGGAGATGAAAACACTCAAAGATACTGAAGGCTCGAAGGAATCTACCTTGATGGATCGAGACCAGTGTTTCAGGGTTGTGGCTGGAGCTGTCAAAACTGTTGCGAAAAATTCCATAGTGGATCTGAAATCTCCTGAG GTTGCACTTCTTGTAGAGCTACTTCCTCTTTCGGGGATACCCCATGGATCATCAGTGGTTGGAGTATCTGTTCTTCCAGCTGAGCTTGTATCCACGAAGCCTCGTCTCTGCATAAAGTCTCTTGTGGCTAATACAAAAATGACGAAGAGAGTAAGATAA